AAGCATAATGCAAGCTATTTTCTAAACTTAATAATTCGGATGCTTGAGAATTTATAGCTGAGTGATAAAACTGATAATTATTTCGTCCTTGTGACTTAACGCGAGATAATGCGGCATCGGCATTTTTAATTAAGGTTTCTCCGTCTTCTCCATGCATCGGATACAGCGCAATTCCAATACTAGTGCTGATATGCAAATGATGATTTTCTAGATCAAATCCTGGTTTTAATGCTGCCAAAATATCTTGGACAATATAAGCTGCTTCTTTCGCATCATTAATTTCCGGCAAAAGTAAGGTGAATTCATCACCTCCCCAACGCGCTATAAAGTCACTTGAACGCAGATATTTGGTGAGACGTTGAGCCACACTTTGCAACAATTCATCGCCAAGGGCATGACCTAGTGTATCATTAATAGTTTTGAAGCGGTCTAAATCCAAAAAGCACACAGCTAGTTTTTCTTTTTTTTCACGCGCTTGTGCCAATGACTCAGAAAGCCTTTCATTGAATAGTACTCGGTTAGGTAAATCAGTCAAAAGGTCATGCAAAGCTTGATGACGAATTTTGGCTTCTGCTAATTTGTGAGCGGTAACATCACGAAAACTCCAAACTCTGCCAACGATTTTGCCTGCAATGCGTTGCGGTTGGGAATAACGCTCAAATACTCTGCCATCTTTGAAGGCGATCGCATCATAAATTTGTGCGTCTGGGTTAAGGTATAATTCTCTGACTGTGGCAAGATACTGTCTGGAGTCTTGTAACTCTTTTATCGCCATTCTCAAAGCTTTTCTGTAATTTCCTGACTTTATCAGCGAGTTAGGAATACACCACATTTGCACAAACTTTTGATTAAAACCTGTAATATTACCTTTATTATCAACCACTAAAATACCATCGGCGGTGGATTCTAGTGTTGCTTGTTGCAAAGAAAGGGATTTTTCTAATTCTTTTTGTACACGCTTGCGTTCGCTAATTTCCCTTTGCAATTCGGGTGTACACTTTTCTTTAATCACTGGTTCAAGTGCATCTTCTGCTGAAAGCAAAGCATTTATATCTTGTTTGCGAGAACTAATATCTTTTAAGAAGCCAAAAGTACTGACAATTTGACTTTCACTATCAAGTGTAATTTGGATATGAACTTCTAACCAACGACAACTACCATCTTTGGTTATGTAACGAGTTTCATATACGTAGTCTTTTATTTGCTGTATCTTAAGAATTTTAAATAATTCTAAGTTGCGTTGCCGATCTTCTGGATGAATATAATTTAAAAAACTCGTACCAATACTTTCTGCAAGTGTAAATCCAGTTATTTCTGTCCATACCGGATTGAGAAATGTCCACCTACCCCAATTATCTGTTTGAAACAATATTTGCTTGTTGCTGTTAATAATTTCGCACTCGTTTTTCTTACTATCTAGCGCAATATTATTACTAACATAGTTGGTATTAATGTGATTAGCCGCTTGGATGTTTCTGATTTTTGCTAAAAGAGAATTTGAGATACATAAGATAATTAAAATTGCTCCTAAGCAGGTGAATAAACCAACCATCAAAATTATCATGGCAGTCTCTGCTATAATAGATAGTGTTTTATTTTTTTATAAAAATATTTTTTAGTTTCCATAGCCAATAATTTATATATTTGCCGAAAATTTTTATTTTGTATTTCATTGTTTATTTGATTTTCTGCTATTGAAGAGCAATTTTATCCAATGTATTTGCCGTAAATTATATCTTAATAAAAGAAAGATGTAAGTTGGATAAATGAAATTATGAGGGCTTAATCAATTTTCTATTCCACATTAGTGACCAATTTTGATTTCTAATTTTCTGTTTTTCAATAATATTGTACATAATTAATGTCAAGATCCATACCTGTATTTTGCTAACAGTTAAAAAGAAGAAAATATTATATTATTATTTGTCTATCTGATGTTGATATTATTAATTACTTGTAATTAAAATTTATACAATCTGTAATATAAAACCTTTTAATTTTTAATATTTGACATTTCTTAATATTTTATTAATAAAAATGTTATGAAAATTTGCATTTTTTCTTGTTATACCAATTCTATGTGAGGTTGCGCTTTATTCTATGTAGGGGCAATTCATGAATTGCCCCTACTACAGCCCAAGAGTGCGTGCGTAATTCCGCGCTTATGCATCTTCATACAGAATTGGTATTATCTAAATTTTGTATAAATTTTCTGGATGTACAGAGTACAACAGTTATAGCTATAAACTCAAATACAATCAGTTGCTGGCTGGAACTAATGACAGCGATAAAAACAGCTATGATTACATCGACAAATGCAACTGTGAACCAAGGTTCGTTTTATTGACTTCAATCCGGGCTTGAAAGGCTTCTTTCAGGTGGGGCATATGAGTTACAGTGAGGATGCAGGCAAAATCACAGGCGATCGCATTAATCGCGGCAATCAGGCGATCGCATCCTTCGGCATCTTGTGTACCAAAGCCTTCATCTATAATTAACAATTGTAACGCCGCCCCTGCCCGTTGCGCTAATAATTTCGCCAAAGCTAAACGAATCGCAAAGTTAATTCTAAAAGCTTCTCCACCAGAATAAGTTTCATAAGCTCGCGTTCCTCTGGCATCAGCAATTAAAATATCTAAAGTGTCTATCAGCTTGGCATTTTTCTTAGCTTTACTACTTCTTCCCGCTTTCTGCGTCACAAATTGCACATGCAATTGATTCGCGCTCAATCGCGAAAGCAATTGATTTGTCTCTGCTTCCAGTTGAGGCAAGACATTTTCAATCATCAATGCTTGGATGCCATTTTTACCAAAAGCTTGCGTTAATTCCTGATAAACGCGCTGTTGTCGCTTGGCTTCTTGCAGTTCTTGCTGCTGTTGCAAGAACTGAGTTTGCAGCATTTCCAGATGATGAGCAACTTGTTCTAAACGTCCTAATTGCCCGATTTTTTCATCAAGTTCTCGTCTGCGTGCCGCAATTTGTTGCTGTAGGGTTTCAATTTGAGCAGTTGGGTTTGCTGTTTGTTCAAGTTGGGCAACGATGCTTTCGAGTTGGCGCTCAATTGTTTGCTTTTCGCTCATTCTCGCATGTCTGGACGCTTCTAAGTCTTGAAATCTGACTTGAAGTTGGGGATACTGCTGTTGAGCCGACAACAGTTGTTGATAGCGTAATTCCCAAGATTGCGCTTTGCGTACACTTGTGCGAATATTATTATGCTGCTCGGAACTGTAATTAATTTCGGCAATGTGTAGCTCAAGGGCGGCAATTTGTTTGGCAGATTCAGAATTGATTTGAAGAAGCTGAATTTTACTTTGTAATTCGGCAATTTGCGCTTCAATTTGTGGTTTTCGTGCCGCTATTTGCGAACTTCGCTTGGTTGCGTCTTTAATCTGCTGAAGTTTAATTTCTGCCCATCGCCAGCGCTCAACTTCACTGCGGGCGAGAGCGTGGTCTTGTTCGTTGTAATTTAGTTGTTGAAGATATTCGTTTAATTGCTGTAATTCGAGTTGTTTTTCTGGAGCATAATCGCCAACTTCAAGCGATCGCTCTAAATGCTGTTTTTCGGCGGCAATTTGTTGTAGTTGTGTTTCCGCATCACTGGTAGACTGAAGTTGTGCTGCTAATTGTCCTCTTTGTTCGCGCAAAGCATCATAACTCGCCAATTTTTGCGATATTTCCCGGTATTCCTGCCTGAGTACCTGAATTTCTCTATCCGAAAATGCCATTTGCTCTCGAAATACCCACAATTGCCCTTCCGTATCCTTGTACTCTGCTTTGGTTTTATCTGTGACTCGATTCCAATGATGTTCATCCAAAGCACGTTCGCATAATGGACAAAGCGCATTCGGATTTTGCAGCATTTGCAATTTTTGATCCAGTTCTCCCAAGAGTCTTTCATACTCTCGTTGCTGCGCTTGCAAGCGTTCGATAAAGTGACGCCTTTCTTGTCCTTTTTCCTGCACTCGTTGCAGATAAACTCGCTTTTTCTCTAATTCTTCAATTTGCGTTTTTACATCCATCACTGCTTGTTGCAACTGCGGTTGGCGTCCAAATGCCCGTTGCAGTTGATTTTCTGTAGCTTGCAGTTGTTCGAGACGCGCTACCAAAGTGGCACCAAAGCGATCTAATTGGCTTTGCAAAGTCGCTCGCTGTTGCAATAAGGGAGACACTTGCATTTGTAGTTGATCTAAATGAGCAACTCGGTTACGCGCTTTTGTTAGCTGTGCTAAAGCTGCTTCAACTTCGCTTTTATTGGTGAGAGTATGTTGAATTTCTCGCTCTTGTTGCTGCAAAACCTCTAATTGAGCGATCGCTTGTTGCAATTGGCGTTCGATTTCGTTAATTTGTTTGGTTAATTGCTGTTGTTGTTGTTGACGCTGTTGTTCAGCGCGGGTGTATTCGGCAAATTTAGCGCTGAAAGATTCTTCTTGAGATTGCAGCGTTTGATATTGCGCGTAACCGGCTTTTATCTGGGTTTCTTGACTTAAGACTGCTTGTAAATCTGATAGCTGACTATTAATTGCTGACTGTTCTTGTTGCAGGCGATCGCAATCAGAACTCAGATTTTGGTATTGTTGCCTGACAAAGCTCAATTGTTCAGTTGAATTTTGGCGAGTCATCTGGACAACTTGCAAACTTTGTAATTGAATATTATCAAAAGCTTGTATTTGTTGCAGTTGATTGAGTTCAACTTCTAATTCTGCTTGTTGTGCTTGTGTAGCAGAGCGTTGTTGCAGTTGACTTTTGCTCGACTCCAAAGAACGCTCTAATTCTTCTACTTTTGCTTTAAACTGACGAGACGATTCTTTTGCTCGTTCTTCCAATTCATCGTATTGATTTAGCTTCAATAACTCTGCGAGAATTTCTTTGCGTTCGTTCGGACGCTTGAGCATGAACTCGTCTGCACGACCTTGACGCAAATAGGCGGAGTTTATAAAAGTTTCATAATCGAGCTTAATATGTTCTAAAATTACATCTTGAGTCGCCCTTACCCCTTTGCCGGTAAGTGCGCGAAACCCAGATGGGGTTTCCACTTGAAATTCTAAAACGCCAGTTCCACCGCGAGGGCGGGTGCGAATAACTCGATAAATTTGCTGATTGTTTTGAAAAGTGAAATCAACTCGAACTTCTTTCGCACCAGAATGGATCGCATCATCTTCAACACCGGCGCGGCTTTCACCCCAAATCGCCCAAGTGATAGCTTCGAGAAGCGAAGATTTACCAGCGCCATTGGAACCACAAATACAAGCCGTATGCAAACCGCGAAAATCTAAAGTTGCATCACGGTAACTGAGAAAGTTTTTGAGGATTAGTTGTACTGGGATCATCGAGGCTATAGCGCCACATCTACATTTTATAAAAAACAGTACAGATGCACTTAAGATAGTTTAGCTATTTAAAAATCATCTTTCTAGTATTGAATACTTTCATTTTACAAAAATTAACAATATGATCGTCATATTTTTCTTGTTATGCAAAAAATTTTTCTTTTATTGAGAGAAAAACTAACCCGCCGCTGGCTTTTGCACTCACTGTTAACCGAGAAGAAAGCAGGGGGGATAAATAAAGCAGACAATAGAAAAACTTTACCTTACAGTAGTAGCTAGCGGAAGCTTTGTTCGCAAATGCTTGCTTTCTTATCGCTGATGAATAAAAATCGGAAATTATATTTCCGATGATAGTCTATATAATATTAGACGAATTTTTTTATAAGAATAACGCAGACGTTATTTTTGGATAATCTAAAAAATCAAATTATCACAGACGCGATCGCTTGCGTTTTACCTTGACCGAGGTATCAAGACAATATCTGTACTTACTGCTAATGTTTGAGTAGAGAATCTAAAGTAAAAACAAAATATTCATGCATAAGATTGGAAATTTGTCTACAATATAAATAAGAGTTCGCAGTAAGCCGATTCGCCTCTATTTAATGGCATACATATGTGGACATAAACAGTAAAAAAAGATTCTGGAACAATTTCGGTAAGTTTGCGTCATTCATAAGTCTCGCCCTTGATTTATTTCGGCTTATCAGCAGTATAAATATGTCAAGGAACAATGGACTTAAAATTCCCGTCAAAGAAACTCTTTTACTTTCGGAATATGCCTATAGACAGGTTTAAAAAGTTTTAGAAACAATCTCAGTAAATCGACGTCATTAAACACATGATAAAAACAAACGGAAACCCTCTTATGACTCGCTTTAATCGATGGAAATATGCAACAGCTGCACTCATGTCAATGGCAATTAGCACGGGTGCTATTGTTCCCATGTTTGTATCTACACCTGCTAGCGCACAACGCATTTATGGTCAATCTAGATCAGTTTCTATTCCTCCGGGAGTGACATTTCCTGTTGCTTACGACAAAGACAAAGTTATTGTTACTCCTGGGGAAACTGTATCTTTAACGTTGAGAGTTGCAAGCAACATTATTGATAGCGGCAGAAATGTATTAATTCCTGAGGGAACTCAAATTGTTGGACAGTTGCAACCAGTAACCAGAAATGGTAGACAAGGTGTTCAATTCGTTGCCCAAGAGTTAGTTTACTCTTCTGGTCAGCGTCAGTATGTAAATGCTTCTTCTCCAGTAATTACCAGAACTGAAAGAATCAGCAAAGGACCTGATACAGGCAGAGTATTAACAGACGCAGCTATTGGTGCGGGTGCTGCAAGTGCGATTTCACTAATTACAGGCGATCGCAAAATTCAAGTATTAGAACCTGTTGGTGGAGCAGCAGCTGGTGCGGCTGCAAGTGTGCTTTTACGGAAAAAGCAAACTGATGTCTTCGTCCTCAAGCCAGAACAAGATTTAAATGTGACTCTGCGTTCTAATTTGGTAGTATCCCGTTCTTACTAGGCTTGAGTTTAGTTAAGCCGTGACTTTAATTATTTGTAATAAGCGATCGCCACTTCAACATGTGTGTGCGATCGCTTAATTTTTTCACTTCAGCACAAACCCAGAACCCCGGTTTCTCAAAGAAACCGGGGTTCTCGCACAACGAACTACCTTTTGCCACTATCCAAGCTATCAGCGACTCTCTTGTATTGTCTATCCCCCGGAAGAACTTAGCTGCAAAGCTGCAACTCGATGTATCTTTTTCTTGCCACTTTCACCGCGCACTTATACTGTTTATTTAAGTATATTACGGGATGCAATCAGTCATTTATGCGACTTAAAATATAACAATGATATTTATATCGCTGAATACCCGATTGTTCCCAAAGCTAGATTTTATTGGCTTTTACGACGTTTGCACGGAGGTTGAATCCAAATTCATAAAGAGTAAAAAAAAATTAAATTTTTCCGCAACTATTTTTTCAACAACACGTCTTACTGAATATCAAGGATTATTTAAATACTTATGTCATTGCTGAGACTGCTCATAAGTGAGTAGTTAGTCATGCTTAAACGTGACTATCTCAAAAAGCAATTAAATAAACTTGATCTAACTGGGTGCAAATAGCCTTAAAGTTGGCTAAAAAATAGCAATTTTACAAACGTTTTAGTCAACTAAAACTATTGAGAAAAGTCAGCAAATACTTGGAACTATTTATCTGACGAATTGTCTTAGTAACTAACACAAAAAAACAGAATTGGTGGGGAGAACGAATTCAATGTTTAGTTTAAATCGCTGGAAACAAAGCACAGCTGCACTGATGACTTTGAGCGTAACAGCAGGTACTGTAGCACCCTTCATTGCACCTGCACCATCATTTGCTCAAACAACTTTTTCTGATGTTAACTCTAACTATTGGGCAGGAGAGTTTATTCAAAAATTATCACAGCGAGGCGTTATCGCTGGCTTTCCTGATGGTACATTTCGCCCAGAAGAAGCAGTAACCCGCGCTCAATTCGCCGCGATGATTCGCAAAGCTTTCCAAAAAGCGCCGAAACGGGAAGCAACCAAATTCTATGATGTAGCTAGCAATTACTGGGCGTACAGCGCCATTCAAGAAGCTTATACCACTGGTTTCTTATCAGGATATCCCGGCAATCGCTTCGAGCCTAACCAAGCTATTCCTCGGCAACAAGTTTTAGTTTCCCTCGCCAATGGTCTAGAATATTCTGCTAGCAGTGACGTTCAAAGCACTCTGCAATATTACAACGACTCTTCTAATATCGCTGATTATGCCCGCAGTCCGATCGCAGCAGCAACTGAAAAGCGAATTGTTGTCAACTATCCTAATGTTAACTTCCTCAATCCTACCCAAACCGCCACACGAGCACAAGTAGCAGCTTTTATCTATCAAGCGTTGGTTAGCACCAATCAAGCTTCCGCAATTAACTCACCTTACATCGTCGCTGCTCAATCGACTACTCCCACACCTGTAGCTGTAAAAATTCCTCAAGGAACAGCTATTCCTATCAAGTACGACAAAGCAGAAAAAATCCTCGTCACCAAGGATGAAACAGCACCTTTGACACTCACAGTAGCGCAAAATGTGGTAACACAAGAAGGAACTATTGTAATTCCCGCTGGTAGTCAGGTTGTCGGTCAACTGAAACCAGTTAAAGGTGGTTCTCAATTCGTTGCTCAAAAATTAGTTTTACCTTCAGGTCAAGAGTATCAAATCAACGCTACTTCGGAAGTAATTACCAAAACTCAAACAGTTAAAAAAGGCACTAGTGCTTCGGCAATTATTAAGAATACCGTACTAGGCGCAGGTGCCGCCGCTGCCGTCTCTGCTGTCACAGGCGATCGCGCTATCGGTACAGAAGAAGTCTTGGGTGGTGCTGGTATCGGCGCCTTGATTGGTCTATTCTTTGGTAAAAAGAGCGTTGACTTAATCGCAATCGACCCAGACACCGATTTACAAATGACAATCAATCAAGACTTCCAAGTTTCACTTAAATAGGAGCGTGGATAGTGGGTAGCGGGTAGTGGATAGTTGATAGTGGATAGTTGATAGTTGATAGTGGGTAGTGGATAGTTGATAACTGTTGACTGTTAACCAACAAGCAACAACTATCAACCCTTCGGGTTCACCACTTGCACGGCTGTCGGCAGAGCCGACGGCAGGTGCTTCAACGTTCGTGACCTCACGCGGCGGCTATTGCTCAAGTCGGGAAACCATGCACGGCAGTCGCTCATGGGGGAAACCACGCCAGATGCTCTACTTGGTCCGACACCAAGACCGCGCTGCCTCACCACGCAACTGGCTCCGCAACGCACTGCCTCCCCAACGCAGTGGTTCACCAACAACCAACAACTCTCAACTATCAACTATCAACCAACAACTAACCACTAACTCCTAACTCCTAACCCTCAACAATCGGCAACCAAATAATAAAAGTGGTTCCCGGTGTGTCGGCTGATTTAATAACTGAGTTAATTGCAGGGCTGAAAACTTCAATTTCGCCCTGCATTTGTTCTATTAATTGTTTGGCGATCGCTAATCCCAATCCCGAACCAGGAATTTCTGTTTCGGCTTGTACACCGCGATAATGTCGTTCTCCAAGATGTTCTAAATCTTGTTGGGGAATCCCAGGACCATTGTCACTGATGGCAATTCCGCAAAAAGAAGGTTTTTCTTGTCCTGCTTGAATTAAAATCTTACCGCCAGTAGGAGTGTATTTCAAGGCGTTGTCAATAACATTACTTAATACTTCTCGTAATGTTTTGAAATTAGCGCGGACTAAAGGTAAATTTGGTGGAATATCCGAAATTAATTGCAGTTTTCTTTCTTGGGCGATCGCTTTAGCTGACGCTAATAATGGATTTAAGATATCGACTAAAGCGCAGTCAGCTTCTTTGTCTTCGCTTCCGGGTAATAATAGCGCTGGTTTCGGCTCGTTTTGCACGGTTGCTTCCACAAATACTTGTTTGTCTGGAAGTTTGAACGGCGCTAAATCTGCTGCTGTTAAATCAATAACTTTATCGAACTGTTGCAGCAATTCTTGCAGGCGATCGCTTTCTCGAACTATACTCGCGGCTACTTCCCGGTTAGGATCGCCCGATCGCAGTCGCTTGAGAAGTAGTTTACCAAAAGTCCGCAAAGCTGTAAGCGGGTTGCGAAACTGGTGCAATAAGTTATCGAGTAAATCTCGTTGCTTTTCTTGGATAATTTGTTGTTGATGCAACGAGTGTTCTAACCAGGCTCGACGCTGATCTAAAATGATTGCGATCGCCAAAGTTTGGGCTATCCTTTGAATTTCACTCCGTTCTTTTTCATCCCATCCTCTGCCTTCTCTGGCTGTCACCAACAATCCCATCATTACACCCTCGTGGATTAGAGGTAAAACAATTTGGTTGCCATTTAATACGTATTCTTCTTGTAAAGGTGGTTGTGCCTCATTTGGCGTTTCGGATGCTGATGGTGTCAATAACTTCTGCTTCAGGTTCGGTAATGCTAAAGCATTTCTTACTGTAAAGGACTTGCGTGTTGATACCTCCGCAGTGTCTTCTATGAGTCCAACTACTGTTGTATCCGGGTAAACCACTACCGGAATCAGTTTTGCTTCACCTGTCGTTGCCTCTGCCAATTCTTGCGTCAAATACACGACACTCAGAGTTGCTCCCAGCCCTTGGGTTAACAGTGCGATTTGCTCTTGGCACAGAGTAACAAACTCAGAACTGGCAGACATTAACATTTTTCACATCTTGCTTAAAATTACAGAATATGAGGGATGATTAAGTTACACAGCTTAGTTTTTCCCTCATTCATTTAATAAAGCTTAACTAAAACTTGCAAGTAATGCTTTGCTCTTAGGGATTATATACTTGACTGCTTTTAATTTCTTTACATTCACAGATATTACTTTTATTGTATTAAATCTTAAGAAACTATTGATTTTTTTTACTAGAACTTATATAATGACGACGGATTTTGTAGCTATAACTACAATCTGTGTAGCTTGAAAGAGGAGGAAAATAGGTTGGCAAGGAGACGCAAACGGAAGAGTCGTCGTCGCCAAGAAGGGCGACGTATCCTGGAGCATGTGCCTCAATATAGCATCGAAAGCGGCGAAGAAAAGCCTGTAACAGCAGCGAGAAAATTCATTCAAGCTGAAGGTATATTGCCGCCCGCCTTGCTACTCGTAAAGCGGAATGAACACACCACAGACCGTTATTTCTGGGCAGAAAAAGGGCTGTTTGGTGCTCAATACGTAGAAGAGAACCATTTTCTGTTTCCTAGCTTGAGGGTATTAGAAAATCCTTCAGGTCAAGAAACTCTAGCTTTGGCTAGCCGTTAAAAAAGCAATAGTTGTCTTAGAGATAGAGTGGGGGTTGTGACAATTATTAACTGGCAAAATTGTTCAGTTATTTAAAAATTTGAATTTTTTTTAAGTTTGCAACTGATTTGCCAGTCGAGCTAGTCTAAGATATCAAACAATCAACTCCTATCAAACTGCGCTTGTTTGCCAGGGTTGATTGTTTGTATTATTAGATATTTCACTCGTAATGAAGATAAAGCGAAAGCAAAACACAAGTAGCGCGTACTGACAAAATGTGAGTTGTGTTTCAAGCGTGAAAGTTTATTGCTTTGACAAGAAGAAACTTTCAACGACATTACGAGTGAAATTGAATAGCTTTTTCCCCCAGGTAAAGTCTTTTTTCGTCACCAGCTTACATCTCAATCATCTTCATATGCTCAAAACTTCGGTTATTCAGATTTTAGCTGTAATTCCCTCTGTAACTCACTGAGTTCATCTCGATGGGCAATTACAGTTATTTTACTTGGGAAGTCTTTTTCACTTTGAGTTGGTTCTACTTTGAGCAATACCTTCTCAAGTCTTCCGGCTTTTTTCCAATAGTAAATACCACTCAAGGGTGAAAGCAGTACCATCCCTAGAAACACCGTACTCAGGCTAGGAAAAAGCAGCGACAACACTAATGATAGAGAAACAATGCCCGCCGCTGCTAAAAAAGTTAAAAACAAAGCCAAAAACCAGCTGGGTCTGACAAACCCTTCAAACGTTACTTGGTTTTGTTGAGAGTCTACCGCTGCCACTCGGTAAGACCGCGAGCGAAAATACTCCTTTATTTTCGGCATTAAAGTATCTTCGTCGAGAGTGGACACTAGTTGCGCTTTTTCTATGCGGTCTTTAGTCGAGGCACGGATAAAGAAAAACAGCCCGACCGATAACAACAAAGTTAGCAGCAACGTGGATGGCAGAATAGTAGTATCCATAGGAAATTGTTACTTTTTTAGTGGAGGAGACTTATTCATTATTAATTATTGGTTAATTTGTCCTCCGCTGTATGTATTCTTGCCACAATCGAGCTAAATCCTGCGCCGAAGAAAGCCATTCTGGGGAAACTTGGTACATCCGTCTAGGGCGTCCGCGTCCTTCGAGTTTCTTCCAATACCCAGTGATTGCCTTTTGGTCTTCCAGAAATTTAATTGCACTGTAAAGCACAGTGTCCGAAAGCCTATAAATAGGATATTCGTTTTCCAATTTCTGGATCAACTCAGTACCGTAGGATTCACCTTCTAGCAAAATATGCAAAATGTAACAAACTGCTAGTTCCTGACAGAGGTAAGTTGGCGGAGGATTCTCAAAGAATTGATATATATCCTCAAGTTTCATGGTTAGTGAATGGCTAAAAAATGCCTTATAGTTATTGAACCTACAATTGGAATCGTTAGTATATAGTGCTACCCTCCTGATTAGTAAGTATTTAACGCTACTAAGGCTTTATTGCCAAAGCGCAAACATTACACCAGTTCCTACGGTTAAGTGTAGGGCGGGTATGCTAGTTTGAGAGGCGCAATAAATTACACCTCTACCCAAGCTCGCTTGCGGTGTGGTGAAAAGCGATGAGACAACGAATATACCGCCATCCTTGTGTCAAGTGATGCCGAGCTAGTTAGAACTGCTTAAGCATAAGATGCCATCTAAGCAATTTTAAAGGCAAAATGCGTTTTTTTTTTAAAACTTAATAAACACTTTTTTTTACGGTGATTATCCCGGTGTCAATCCTAAAGATTTAAGCTATGTGAGATATTCGGCTCAAAGCGGAAATAAGCTGTTGATAACAGCACAGATAAGATTAAGTACTGACTTGTGTACTTGAGATACTCTTATTCTTTCTGGTAAGTGTGATAGTAAATTTAGCAATCTCCAAGCACATTGGTGATCGGTATGTCAGAAAAGCCCAGATCGCAATCTTCTTCCTCACCCCTAGAGGAAATAGCCCAAGCATTTCGTCTCACAGGATGGATTAGCTTTTGGTCGCAGTTAGTACTGGGGGTAATTGCTAGCGGAATTTTGGTGTTTGCCAGCTTGATTCGGAACACGACTGCCAATCAAACAGCTGTGGGAACTGGTTTAGGTATATTTTTTGCAGTAGCTGCGGTAATTAATTTAGCAGGCTCGATATTCTGGGCTTTTCGTTATACCAGAATTGCCAGACAACTGCAATCGAGCAATCCTAACAACCGTCCCCGGAAGGCAGAGACGATGGTACTTTTACGGACGGGGTTAATAGTCAATTTAGTCGGACTGATTCTAGCGCTAGTGGGCGCCGAAGCGATCGTTGGCGCTTTGTTGGCAAAGGCATTAACTTTACCGCAACAAGGTTCAGGACTTTTACAAATTAATCCTTCTCAAATTATCAGTGCCCTGGATATTGTTGTTGTACAGGCAAACACCCAAACCCTTCTGGCTCATTTTATCGGGCTGGCAGGAACGATTTGGC
Above is a genomic segment from Tolypothrix sp. NIES-4075 containing:
- a CDS encoding cofactor assembly of complex C subunit B; its protein translation is MDTTILPSTLLLTLLLSVGLFFFIRASTKDRIEKAQLVSTLDEDTLMPKIKEYFRSRSYRVAAVDSQQNQVTFEGFVRPSWFLALFLTFLAAAGIVSLSLVLSLLFPSLSTVFLGMVLLSPLSGIYYWKKAGRLEKVLLKVEPTQSEKDFPSKITVIAHRDELSELQRELQLKSE
- a CDS encoding S-layer homology domain-containing protein, yielding MFSLNRWKQSTAALMTLSVTAGTVAPFIAPAPSFAQTTFSDVNSNYWAGEFIQKLSQRGVIAGFPDGTFRPEEAVTRAQFAAMIRKAFQKAPKREATKFYDVASNYWAYSAIQEAYTTGFLSGYPGNRFEPNQAIPRQQVLVSLANGLEYSASSDVQSTLQYYNDSSNIADYARSPIAAATEKRIVVNYPNVNFLNPTQTATRAQVAAFIYQALVSTNQASAINSPYIVAAQSTTPTPVAVKIPQGTAIPIKYDKAEKILVTKDETAPLTLTVAQNVVTQEGTIVIPAGSQVVGQLKPVKGGSQFVAQKLVLPSGQEYQINATSEVITKTQTVKKGTSASAIIKNTVLGAGAAAAVSAVTGDRAIGTEEVLGGAGIGALIGLFFGKKSVDLIAIDPDTDLQMTINQDFQVSLK
- a CDS encoding DUF3155 domain-containing protein, with product MARRRKRKSRRRQEGRRILEHVPQYSIESGEEKPVTAARKFIQAEGILPPALLLVKRNEHTTDRYFWAEKGLFGAQYVEENHFLFPSLRVLENPSGQETLALASR
- a CDS encoding PadR family transcriptional regulator, whose amino-acid sequence is MKLEDIYQFFENPPPTYLCQELAVCYILHILLEGESYGTELIQKLENEYPIYRLSDTVLYSAIKFLEDQKAITGYWKKLEGRGRPRRMYQVSPEWLSSAQDLARLWQEYIQRRTN
- a CDS encoding DUF3611 family protein; translated protein: MSEKPRSQSSSSPLEEIAQAFRLTGWISFWSQLVLGVIASGILVFASLIRNTTANQTAVGTGLGIFFAVAAVINLAGSIFWAFRYTRIARQLQSSNPNNRPRKAETMVLLRTGLIVNLVGLILALVGAEAIVGALLAKALTLPQQGSGLLQINPSQIISALDIVVVQANTQTLLAHFIGLAGTIWLLNRVTKPQ
- a CDS encoding GAF domain-containing sensor histidine kinase codes for the protein MLMSASSEFVTLCQEQIALLTQGLGATLSVVYLTQELAEATTGEAKLIPVVVYPDTTVVGLIEDTAEVSTRKSFTVRNALALPNLKQKLLTPSASETPNEAQPPLQEEYVLNGNQIVLPLIHEGVMMGLLVTAREGRGWDEKERSEIQRIAQTLAIAIILDQRRAWLEHSLHQQQIIQEKQRDLLDNLLHQFRNPLTALRTFGKLLLKRLRSGDPNREVAASIVRESDRLQELLQQFDKVIDLTAADLAPFKLPDKQVFVEATVQNEPKPALLLPGSEDKEADCALVDILNPLLASAKAIAQERKLQLISDIPPNLPLVRANFKTLREVLSNVIDNALKYTPTGGKILIQAGQEKPSFCGIAISDNGPGIPQQDLEHLGERHYRGVQAETEIPGSGLGLAIAKQLIEQMQGEIEVFSPAINSVIKSADTPGTTFIIWLPIVEG